The following are encoded in a window of Candidatus Moraniibacteriota bacterium genomic DNA:
- a CDS encoding DNA-directed RNA polymerase subunit beta, translating into MHTEYKELKVKKVVGEKSSLSRRKSFQKRITVSLPNLIEAQTNSYRWFLDKGIEELFKEVNPITDFTGKDLELSITDYYLDRAKFDERTTKAKNLSYEAPLRAKAKLIIKKTGEVQEQEIYLGDFPIMTDRGSFIVNGVERVVVSQLIRSPGVFFTMNYQKGKKLFGAKVIPNRGAWLEIETDADGALWVKIDRKRKAPITALLRAFGYSSNEEIVKLFSQDAFKDTDFITQTLSKDISTNSGEGYIEIYKRLRPGDYATEENAKQMIDSMFFSFERYDFGSVGRYRLNQRLGIERENNEENRVLLLEDLVEIIREIMRLNNDPESLPDDIDHLGNRRVRGVGELVQNKLRVGIYRMVRNIKDRMSTCDITTVMPGQLINPRPVAASIKEFFSSSQLSQFMDQINPLAELEHKRRLSAMGPGGLTRERAGFEVRDVHHSHYGRICPVQTPEGPNIGLVGHMATYARINEYGFLETPYLVVNHSAIGKDELKGRILSENIKGIAQSGEKITEELAKKIAKKMGDKGVMVVPYVSEKIEYLNAIVEDKHSIAHAGVTMDDDFNIIDPMVDARDHGHPGSVPHEKIDYIDVSAKQCISVATSLIPFLEHDDANRALMGSNMQRQAVSCVLPDSPIVGTGIEDKAAADSGQVVLAQKEGEIISVDARRVIVRETPKDTKKKYFDREYPLLSFAKSNAFSSINQTPRVSRGDKVKKGDLLADGASTDNGELALGQNILVAFVPWEGYNFEDAIIISERLLQQDRYTSIHIEDFVLDVRDTKLGPEVVTRDIPNIGEDRLRNLDETGIIRIGAEISSGDILIGKITPKGEGDLTAEERLLRAIFGEKSKDVKDSSLYLPHGEHGKIVDIKIFSREQGDKLSSGVIEQIQVSVAQLRKISVGDKLAGRHGNKGVISRIAPVEDMPFLPDGTPVDMVLNPLGVASRMNIGQILETHLGWAAKELGYKVATPALDGISEDRIKEELRKAGLPEDGKAQLCDGKSGRLLDNKSTVGVMYVMKLNHLVEDKLHMRSIGPYSLITQQPLGGKAQFGGQRFGEMEVWALEGYGSAHTLQEMLTIKSDDVLGRSKAYESIIKGEPIKSPNIPASFHVLINELKGLCLDVELIGSREEEIVEEYSKTDEQKEDQKNNLKEEIVDTIQEETSSKSSK; encoded by the coding sequence ATGCATACGGAGTACAAAGAATTAAAAGTTAAAAAAGTCGTTGGAGAAAAGTCTTCTCTTTCTCGAAGAAAGTCCTTTCAAAAACGCATAACCGTATCCTTGCCAAATCTTATAGAGGCACAAACAAATTCTTATCGTTGGTTTTTGGACAAAGGCATCGAAGAGCTTTTTAAAGAGGTAAATCCTATTACTGATTTTACCGGAAAAGATTTGGAATTAAGTATCACTGATTATTATCTTGATCGTGCAAAATTTGATGAACGAACTACGAAAGCAAAAAATCTTTCTTACGAAGCTCCTCTACGAGCAAAAGCGAAATTAATTATAAAAAAAACAGGAGAAGTCCAAGAGCAAGAAATTTATCTTGGGGACTTTCCTATTATGACTGACCGGGGAAGTTTTATTGTAAATGGAGTAGAAAGAGTAGTTGTAAGTCAATTAATTCGAAGCCCCGGAGTTTTTTTCACCATGAACTACCAAAAAGGAAAAAAACTTTTTGGAGCTAAGGTTATACCAAATCGAGGAGCTTGGCTTGAAATTGAGACGGATGCTGATGGTGCATTGTGGGTAAAAATTGATCGAAAACGAAAAGCTCCTATTACAGCTTTACTTCGAGCTTTCGGATATTCTTCAAATGAAGAAATCGTAAAACTTTTTTCTCAAGATGCATTTAAAGATACTGATTTTATAACACAAACACTCAGTAAAGATATTTCTACCAATAGTGGAGAAGGATATATCGAAATCTATAAAAGACTTCGTCCTGGAGATTATGCTACCGAAGAAAACGCGAAACAAATGATTGATTCGATGTTTTTTAGCTTTGAACGTTATGACTTTGGATCAGTAGGACGATATCGTCTTAACCAACGATTAGGTATTGAGAGAGAGAATAATGAAGAAAATAGAGTTCTTCTTTTGGAAGATTTGGTTGAAATTATTCGTGAAATAATGCGACTTAATAATGATCCTGAATCACTTCCTGATGATATCGATCATTTGGGAAATCGTCGTGTGCGTGGTGTGGGAGAACTTGTTCAAAATAAACTTCGTGTGGGAATTTATCGAATGGTTCGAAATATCAAAGATAGAATGAGTACCTGTGACATTACGACAGTTATGCCTGGACAGCTTATTAATCCAAGACCTGTCGCAGCTTCGATAAAAGAGTTTTTTTCAAGCTCTCAGTTGTCACAATTCATGGATCAAATTAACCCTTTAGCTGAGCTTGAACATAAACGTCGTCTATCCGCTATGGGACCTGGAGGTTTAACTCGTGAGCGAGCAGGTTTTGAAGTCCGTGACGTTCACCATTCTCATTATGGAAGAATTTGTCCAGTACAGACTCCAGAAGGTCCAAATATTGGACTTGTAGGACATATGGCAACATATGCTCGTATTAATGAGTATGGATTTTTGGAAACCCCTTATCTTGTGGTAAATCATTCAGCAATAGGAAAAGATGAATTAAAGGGACGAATTCTTTCTGAAAATATCAAAGGAATTGCTCAATCGGGAGAAAAAATTACAGAAGAGCTTGCTAAAAAAATTGCTAAAAAAATGGGAGATAAAGGAGTAATGGTTGTTCCTTATGTAAGTGAAAAAATTGAATATCTTAACGCTATTGTTGAAGATAAACACAGCATTGCTCATGCTGGCGTTACTATGGACGATGATTTTAACATTATCGATCCTATGGTAGATGCAAGAGATCATGGGCATCCAGGAAGTGTTCCTCATGAAAAAATTGATTATATTGACGTTAGTGCCAAGCAATGTATTTCTGTTGCAACATCACTTATTCCTTTCTTAGAGCATGATGATGCCAACCGTGCATTGATGGGTTCTAATATGCAACGACAGGCAGTTTCTTGTGTTTTACCAGACTCACCTATCGTGGGTACAGGAATTGAAGATAAAGCTGCTGCTGATTCTGGACAGGTAGTTTTGGCCCAGAAAGAAGGAGAGATTATCTCAGTTGACGCACGAAGGGTTATTGTTCGAGAAACTCCCAAAGATACTAAGAAAAAATATTTTGATAGAGAATATCCTTTGTTGTCATTTGCTAAATCCAATGCCTTTTCTAGTATAAATCAGACACCAAGAGTGTCTCGTGGAGATAAAGTAAAGAAAGGTGATCTTTTGGCTGACGGAGCTTCAACTGATAATGGAGAACTTGCTCTCGGACAAAATATTCTTGTAGCATTTGTTCCTTGGGAAGGATATAACTTTGAAGACGCTATTATTATTTCTGAGCGTTTACTTCAACAAGATCGTTACACCTCAATTCATATTGAAGATTTTGTTTTGGATGTGCGTGATACCAAGCTTGGGCCAGAAGTTGTAACGAGAGATATTCCTAATATTGGAGAAGATCGCCTTCGAAATTTGGATGAGACAGGAATTATTCGTATCGGTGCTGAAATTTCTTCGGGTGATATTCTTATTGGAAAGATTACTCCAAAAGGAGAGGGTGATTTGACTGCTGAAGAACGATTGCTCCGAGCTATTTTTGGAGAGAAGTCAAAAGATGTAAAAGACTCCTCTTTATATCTTCCTCATGGAGAGCATGGAAAAATTGTTGATATCAAGATTTTTTCTCGAGAACAAGGAGATAAATTGTCGAGTGGTGTTATAGAACAAATTCAAGTTTCTGTTGCACAGCTTCGTAAAATATCTGTTGGAGATAAACTTGCGGGACGTCATGGAAATAAGGGTGTTATCTCTCGAATTGCTCCTGTTGAAGATATGCCATTTTTACCAGATGGAACTCCTGTGGATATGGTGCTTAATCCTCTTGGAGTAGCGAGTCGTATGAACATTGGACAGATACTCGAAACTCACCTTGGTTGGGCAGCAAAAGAATTGGGTTATAAAGTAGCCACTCCTGCATTGGACGGAATTTCTGAAGATCGTATTAAAGAAGAATTAAGAAAAGCTGGACTTCCAGAAGATGGAAAAGCTCAACTTTGTGATGGTAAATCCGGTCGTCTTTTGGATAATAAGTCTACCGTTGGTGTTATGTATGTGATGAAACTTAATCACCTCGTGGAAGACAAATTGCACATGAGATCTATCGGTCCGTACTCACTTATTACACAGCAACCTTTAGGAGGAAAAGCTCAATTTGGAGGACAGCGGTTTGGAGAAATGGAAGTGTGGGCATTGGAAGGATATGGAAGTGCTCATACTCTTCAAGAAATGCTTACAATCAAATCAGACGATGTTTTGGGACGATCGAAGGCTTACGAATCAATTATTAAAGGAGAGCCTATTAAGAGTCCTAATATACCAGCATCTTTCCATGTGCTTATTAATGAATTGAAAGGATTATGTTTGGACGTTGAACTTATTGGAAGTCGTGAAGAAGAAATTGTTGAAGAGTATTCTAAAACGGACGAACAGAAAGAAGATCAAAAAAATAATTTGAAGGAAGAAATCGTAGATACTATTCAAGAAGAAACTTCTTCCAAATCATCAAAGTAA
- the rpoC gene encoding DNA-directed RNA polymerase subunit beta' produces MTKLSDFEGVRLKLASPENITDWSSGEVTKPETINYRTQRYEMEGLFCERIFGPAKDWECYCGKYKRIRYKGVVCDKCGVEVTRSIIRRERMGHIKLATPVSHIWFLRGVPSRIGLALGISSSDVERIIYFASYIVMSVNEDAREQALSQLESEYRSRRKEMQAKFDGDERQEQNEELQDLYKRTKEDLSDLKPMKILSEVQYFNLSTKFGQVFSAGIGAEAVRSIFEKMDLKAEIKKLEEQIEEGVDSIDRKKTFQRLKFFRGAYRADIKLEWMLPTFIPVIPPDLRPMVALDGGRFATSDLNDLYRRIINRNNRLRKLKELGAPEVITRNEKRMLQEAVDALFDNSVRRGQASVAASTGQRRALRSLADVLKGKQGRFRQNLLGKRVDYSGRSVIVVGPKLKLHQAGLPKKMALELFKPFIINKLIEKEFAHNVRTAGRMVDAETEEAYEILDDIISHHYVLLNRAPTLHRLSIQAFQPVLIEGKAIQVHPMVCAAFNADFDGDQMAVHVPLTDQARKESAELMLASKNLLKPASGEPIAIPTLDMVLGIYYLTHIYLGAKGEGRVFSGIEEAIMAYEYDFLAINAKIKVDIDGEIKETSVGRLLFNEVLPKELGFVNEEMTKKELKKITAKILELMGQQATADFIDRIKDLGFRSVSTSGISWGMNDLHVPTKKKALIEEAEEKIITLGGQYAMGLLTKEEQKVKTIEIWNETKNKITDAVRESLDKEGPVYSMVYSKARGSESVVVQMMGMKGLVAGPTGETIELPVKSSFKEGFNVLEYFISTHGARKGTADTALRTATAGYLTRRLVDVSQDVIVREEDCGDTEGAYIHREDSDGIGQDFASRVEGRVLVEDIKKPGTKKVIAKCGELINKEQARTIADEGIEKVKLRTAITCCSHYGVCQKCYGIDLGRGELVKLGQAVGTVAAQAIGEPGTQLTMRTFHIGGVVGGADITQGLPRVEEIFEARTPKGEAVIVEEEGVVREIIDDGGKAVKIILETSSPKSIEIKEYVVPKGVDIQVSKGDLVKKGTPLTEGHIDLKKLYKILGQDSLHRYIVREIQQIYASQGEGVNDKHIELMIRQMLSRILIVDSGDTDFVTDDVVERDLFLEANEEVKAQGGKPAQGDRLLMGITKVALSTESFLSAASFQETARVLINAAVTGKVDKLRGLKENVIIGRLIPAGTGFRQKK; encoded by the coding sequence ATAACGAAATTGAGTGACTTTGAGGGAGTTCGACTCAAGCTGGCCAGTCCGGAAAATATTACCGATTGGTCGAGTGGAGAAGTTACTAAGCCAGAGACGATTAACTATCGTACTCAGCGTTACGAGATGGAGGGATTGTTTTGTGAGCGAATTTTCGGACCTGCAAAAGATTGGGAATGTTATTGCGGAAAGTATAAGAGGATTCGATATAAGGGCGTTGTTTGTGACAAATGTGGAGTAGAAGTTACGCGGTCTATTATTCGTCGTGAGCGAATGGGTCATATCAAATTGGCGACTCCAGTTTCTCACATTTGGTTTTTACGTGGAGTTCCTTCACGTATTGGATTGGCTTTGGGAATTTCCTCTTCTGACGTAGAGCGTATTATTTATTTTGCTTCCTATATTGTTATGAGTGTCAATGAAGACGCTCGAGAGCAAGCTCTTTCTCAATTAGAAAGTGAATATCGTTCGCGTCGTAAAGAAATGCAGGCTAAGTTCGATGGTGATGAACGACAAGAACAAAACGAAGAACTTCAAGATCTTTACAAGAGAACAAAAGAAGATCTTTCTGATCTTAAGCCAATGAAAATCTTAAGTGAAGTTCAATATTTCAATCTTTCTACAAAATTTGGACAAGTTTTTTCAGCTGGTATTGGAGCAGAGGCCGTTCGAAGTATTTTTGAAAAGATGGATTTGAAAGCTGAAATTAAGAAATTGGAAGAACAGATTGAAGAAGGTGTAGATTCTATTGATAGAAAAAAGACTTTTCAAAGACTTAAATTCTTTCGTGGAGCCTATAGAGCTGATATTAAATTAGAATGGATGCTCCCAACATTTATACCTGTTATTCCTCCAGATTTGCGACCAATGGTAGCACTCGATGGAGGTCGATTTGCAACATCTGATTTGAATGATCTTTATCGAAGAATAATCAATAGAAACAATAGACTTCGAAAACTTAAAGAGCTTGGAGCTCCTGAGGTTATTACAAGAAATGAAAAACGAATGCTCCAAGAAGCTGTAGACGCTCTCTTTGATAACAGTGTTCGTAGAGGACAAGCTTCAGTTGCTGCTTCTACTGGACAAAGAAGAGCATTGCGTTCTTTGGCAGATGTACTCAAAGGAAAACAAGGACGATTCCGACAAAACCTTTTGGGAAAACGAGTCGATTATTCAGGACGAAGTGTTATTGTGGTAGGACCAAAATTGAAACTTCATCAAGCTGGACTTCCGAAAAAAATGGCACTTGAGCTTTTCAAGCCGTTTATTATTAATAAACTTATTGAAAAAGAATTTGCTCATAATGTTCGAACCGCAGGAAGAATGGTAGATGCTGAAACAGAAGAAGCTTATGAGATCTTGGACGATATCATTTCCCATCACTATGTTCTTCTTAACCGAGCACCAACCTTGCACAGACTTTCTATTCAGGCTTTTCAACCTGTTCTTATAGAAGGAAAAGCTATTCAAGTGCATCCTATGGTTTGTGCAGCTTTCAATGCTGACTTTGATGGAGATCAGATGGCTGTTCATGTTCCTCTTACTGATCAGGCAAGAAAAGAAAGTGCAGAACTCATGCTTGCATCTAAGAATCTCTTGAAACCAGCAAGTGGTGAACCGATTGCTATTCCTACTCTCGATATGGTTTTGGGTATTTACTACCTCACCCATATCTATTTAGGAGCGAAGGGTGAAGGGCGTGTTTTCTCGGGAATTGAAGAAGCTATAATGGCTTATGAATACGATTTTCTTGCTATAAATGCAAAGATTAAAGTTGATATCGACGGTGAAATCAAAGAAACTTCTGTTGGACGACTTTTGTTTAATGAAGTTTTGCCAAAAGAATTAGGCTTCGTGAATGAGGAAATGACGAAAAAAGAATTGAAAAAAATTACAGCGAAAATTCTTGAATTAATGGGACAACAAGCAACGGCTGATTTCATAGATCGTATTAAAGATCTCGGATTTCGTTCGGTGAGCACCTCAGGTATCAGTTGGGGAATGAATGATTTACATGTTCCAACAAAGAAAAAAGCTCTTATTGAAGAGGCGGAAGAAAAGATTATAACATTAGGAGGGCAATACGCCATGGGACTTCTTACAAAAGAAGAACAGAAGGTAAAAACGATTGAAATCTGGAATGAAACGAAAAATAAGATAACTGATGCTGTTCGTGAATCATTAGATAAGGAAGGTCCTGTATATTCAATGGTGTATTCGAAAGCAAGAGGTTCTGAATCAGTTGTTGTTCAGATGATGGGTATGAAAGGCTTGGTAGCCGGACCTACTGGAGAAACTATTGAACTTCCTGTAAAAAGTTCGTTCAAAGAAGGTTTTAACGTTTTGGAATATTTCATATCTACTCACGGAGCAAGAAAAGGAACGGCAGATACGGCTCTTCGTACAGCTACCGCAGGATATCTTACTCGTCGTTTAGTAGATGTATCTCAGGATGTTATTGTTCGTGAAGAGGATTGTGGAGATACTGAAGGAGCTTATATACATCGAGAAGATAGTGATGGTATCGGCCAGGATTTTGCTAGTCGAGTTGAGGGACGTGTTTTAGTGGAGGATATTAAAAAGCCTGGAACTAAAAAAGTGATTGCAAAATGTGGAGAGCTTATAAACAAAGAACAAGCTCGAACCATTGCTGATGAAGGAATTGAAAAAGTTAAACTTCGAACAGCGATTACATGTTGTTCTCATTATGGCGTATGTCAGAAATGTTATGGCATTGATCTTGGTCGGGGAGAATTAGTTAAATTGGGGCAAGCGGTAGGGACTGTGGCTGCTCAGGCTATTGGAGAGCCAGGAACACAGCTTACTATGCGTACGTTCCATATCGGAGGTGTTGTAGGAGGTGCTGACATTACACAAGGACTTCCTCGTGTTGAAGAAATTTTTGAAGCAAGAACTCCAAAGGGAGAAGCTGTTATCGTAGAAGAGGAAGGTGTTGTTCGAGAAATAATTGATGATGGAGGAAAAGCTGTAAAAATTATTTTAGAAACTTCTTCACCCAAATCAATCGAAATAAAGGAATATGTAGTCCCTAAAGGGGTGGATATTCAAGTTTCTAAGGGAGATCTTGTTAAAAAAGGAACACCTCTTACTGAAGGACATATTGATCTTAAGAAGCTCTATAAGATATTGGGACAAGATTCGCTTCATCGTTACATTGTTCGTGAAATTCAACAGATATATGCTTCTCAAGGTGAAGGTGTAAATGATAAGCATATTGAACTTATGATTCGTCAAATGCTTTCGAGAATTCTTATTGTGGATTCCGGAGATACAGATTTCGTAACGGATGATGTAGTAGAAAGAGATCTTTTCTTAGAGGCCAATGAAGAGGTGAAAGCCCAGGGAGGAAAACCCGCTCAAGGAGACAGACTTCTTATGGGTATAACTAAAGTGGCACTTTCCACAGAATCATTCCTGAGTGCAGCATCTTTTCAAGAAACAGCGCGTGTGCTTATTAACGCAGCTGTAACTGGAAAAGTAGATAAACTTCGAGGATTGAAAGAAAATGTTATTATCGGTCGACTTATTCCAGCTGGAACTGGATTTCGACAGAAGAAATAA
- a CDS encoding DUF4105 domain-containing protein, with protein sequence MEEKKDFSQKKKRIKKIAKIVGIIICIYILFRFFMGILFQPSHDRDWELGQEKLPKFTFLENGRVQIENFRNFNWKEEGVADIQYETREFDLKKIETVDVFISHFDDFEGLAHIFVSFGFRNGRHAVISLETRREKDEEFSPLLGIFRQFEIIYVVGSEEDIVGLRTDVRKERVYLYPTKATPEHARSLFLALAQDINDVYDEPRIYNTLTKNCTNEITRRVEGISSIEFPLTWKTILPGYFDEVLYEAGVLNAEGNFSDVKSGHLIPNDRVDRYDVSYSKNIRDYLPYRKNLPPEKDENTIEK encoded by the coding sequence ATGGAAGAAAAAAAAGACTTTTCTCAGAAGAAAAAAAGAATAAAAAAAATTGCCAAAATAGTGGGTATTATTATTTGCATATATATACTCTTTCGTTTTTTTATGGGTATTCTTTTTCAGCCATCACATGATCGTGATTGGGAATTAGGACAAGAAAAGCTCCCAAAATTTACTTTTCTTGAAAACGGTCGCGTTCAAATAGAAAATTTTAGAAATTTTAATTGGAAAGAAGAAGGCGTCGCAGATATTCAATATGAAACAAGAGAATTTGATTTGAAAAAAATTGAAACCGTAGATGTGTTTATTTCCCACTTTGATGACTTTGAGGGATTGGCGCATATTTTTGTTAGCTTTGGTTTTCGAAACGGAAGACATGCGGTGATTTCTTTGGAAACAAGAAGAGAGAAGGATGAAGAATTTTCTCCATTATTAGGTATTTTTCGCCAATTTGAAATTATCTATGTGGTAGGTTCTGAAGAAGATATTGTAGGACTTCGCACAGATGTACGAAAAGAACGTGTCTATCTTTATCCTACGAAAGCAACTCCAGAACATGCGAGAAGTTTATTTCTTGCGCTTGCCCAAGATATTAATGATGTTTATGATGAGCCGAGAATATATAATACTCTTACAAAAAACTGTACAAATGAAATAACTCGTCGAGTAGAAGGTATATCTAGTATAGAGTTTCCTTTAACATGGAAAACTATTCTTCCTGGATACTTCGATGAAGTTCTTTATGAAGCGGGTGTTTTGAATGCTGAGGGGAATTTTTCTGACGTAAAATCTGGACATCTTATTCCCAATGATCGGGTGGATCGTTACGATGTTTCCTATAGCAAAAATATTCGTGATTATCTTCCTTATCGAAAAAATTTGCCCCCAGAGAAGGACGAGAATACTATAGAAAAATAA
- a CDS encoding cupin domain-containing protein produces the protein MKKGYSVNLEQDTLENENFRKVLFTANHMQLVLMTVPSGQDIGLETHQDHDQFIRIEAGEGKAIISGEEFLLQDGSAVIIPSGNEHNIINTGKDPLRLYTVYSPAEHSDGTIHVTKAEAEEYEKKHHE, from the coding sequence ATGAAAAAAGGATATAGCGTTAACCTCGAACAGGATACCCTTGAAAATGAAAATTTTCGAAAAGTGCTTTTCACGGCCAATCATATGCAGTTGGTTCTTATGACTGTTCCTAGCGGTCAGGATATAGGTTTGGAAACTCATCAGGATCATGATCAGTTTATTCGGATTGAAGCAGGGGAAGGAAAGGCTATAATTTCAGGAGAGGAATTTCTTCTTCAAGATGGAAGTGCTGTAATTATTCCATCCGGAAACGAACATAATATTATAAACACAGGAAAAGATCCTCTTCGTCTTTATACCGTATATTCCCCAGCCGAACATTCAGATGGTACGATTCATGTTACTAAAGCTGAGGCTGAAGAATACGAAAAAAAGCATCACGAATAA
- a CDS encoding replication-associated recombination protein A, protein MGSQRDEIAPLAERMRPRTFDEFSGQSDIVGESSFLRNAVLKDQVPSLIFWGPPGTGKTTLARIVASETKGFFVHISATSSGKKVLQSIVEKARKDLENRQKTFVFIDEIHRWNKAQQDALLPSVEDGTVILIGATTENPSFEVNSALLSRCRVIILRRLEDEALFAIVSQALQDNERGLGTLKLEFEEGILELLVGFSHGDARYALNALEACSKFGKKITKKILQNILQTSHLLYDKKGEEHFNIISALHKSMRGGDANASVYWMTRMLEGGEDPLYVARRLVRFASEDIGLANNTALLLANAVFDACHKLGMPECGVHLAQCVIYLANSPKSVVAYDAYTYARKDVLQYGNLPVPLHLRNAPTKFMKDIGYGVGYKYTPKEKSENQRYLPDELTGRNYTQGSL, encoded by the coding sequence ATGGGGAGTCAACGAGATGAAATAGCACCTTTAGCCGAAAGGATGAGGCCCCGGACATTTGACGAGTTTTCAGGACAATCTGATATTGTGGGCGAATCTTCATTTTTGAGAAACGCTGTTTTAAAAGATCAAGTTCCCTCTCTTATTTTTTGGGGTCCTCCAGGAACAGGAAAAACAACATTAGCTCGAATAGTAGCTTCTGAAACAAAAGGCTTTTTTGTTCATATTTCTGCAACATCATCGGGAAAAAAGGTTCTCCAAAGTATAGTAGAAAAGGCTCGTAAAGATCTTGAAAATAGACAAAAAACATTTGTTTTTATTGATGAAATTCATCGTTGGAATAAGGCTCAGCAAGATGCTCTTCTTCCTAGTGTGGAAGATGGAACAGTTATTCTTATAGGAGCAACAACGGAAAATCCTAGTTTTGAGGTAAATTCAGCTCTTCTTTCGCGGTGTCGAGTTATTATTCTTCGTCGTCTCGAAGATGAAGCTCTTTTTGCTATTGTATCTCAAGCTCTTCAAGATAATGAGAGAGGTTTGGGCACACTAAAACTAGAGTTCGAAGAAGGTATACTTGAGCTTCTTGTGGGTTTTTCTCATGGAGATGCTCGTTATGCGCTTAATGCCTTGGAGGCTTGTTCAAAATTTGGAAAAAAAATTACCAAAAAAATACTTCAAAATATTTTACAAACATCACATCTTCTCTATGACAAAAAAGGAGAAGAACATTTTAATATTATATCAGCTCTTCATAAATCTATGCGTGGAGGAGATGCTAATGCTTCTGTTTATTGGATGACAAGAATGCTTGAAGGGGGAGAAGATCCTTTGTATGTAGCGAGGCGTCTTGTTCGATTTGCGTCGGAAGATATAGGCCTTGCCAACAATACAGCATTACTTTTGGCAAACGCGGTTTTTGATGCGTGTCATAAACTTGGTATGCCTGAATGTGGAGTCCACCTTGCACAATGCGTTATCTATCTTGCAAATTCTCCCAAATCGGTAGTGGCTTATGATGCATATACATATGCAAGAAAAGATGTGCTTCAATATGGGAATCTTCCTGTCCCGCTTCATTTAAGAAATGCTCCAACGAAGTTTATGAAGGATATTGGTTATGGCGTTGGATATAAATATACCCCCAAAGAAAAAAGTGAAAATCAACGTTATCTCCCAGATGAACTAACGGGAAGAAATTATACACAGGGGAGTTTATAA
- a CDS encoding VanW family protein: protein MVFFVFPLLFISSSDVHAEIKITNPAIFLSVGEKFSETLSWKTYNSWGSFDFFIKTTSEPSSFVKTDICLNPHPLCSLETSTRSAHQRTLLREVIIDKQAVYTYTEKLFEKSKVAPVNAKFELTEENRVDVFHPGSDGYQIKIQESSDSIIDALEKIFSSQQKEDITITLPTEIIPAKITSSNAENFGITSLIGEGRSNFSGSSQDRLFNIRFGYEKYHGALIKPGEEFSFVEILGEVDEKNGWRPELVIRNNRTEPEYGGGICQVSTTLFRAAIFSGLKITMRQAHSYPVKYYEPIGFDASVYVPMPDMRFVNNTPGHILIQGEIKGKELIFRIYGTNDGRKVTVEEPRTLEKNEENGTLKTVFKQTVSDANGNIIIDKEFFSVYDDPKNYPKPEDVDLTEKPKDWSEKQWEDYKKQIKEYLKKSR from the coding sequence ATGGTTTTTTTTGTCTTTCCTTTACTATTTATTTCTTCGTCAGATGTTCATGCGGAGATTAAGATTACAAACCCTGCGATATTTCTCTCTGTTGGAGAAAAGTTCTCTGAAACCCTTTCTTGGAAAACCTATAATTCATGGGGATCATTTGATTTTTTTATAAAAACTACTTCAGAACCTTCCTCTTTTGTAAAAACGGATATTTGTCTTAATCCTCACCCTTTGTGTAGCCTTGAAACATCCACAAGAAGCGCTCACCAACGAACACTTCTGAGAGAAGTAATCATTGATAAACAAGCTGTTTATACATATACAGAAAAACTCTTTGAAAAATCAAAAGTAGCTCCAGTGAATGCAAAATTTGAACTTACTGAAGAAAATAGAGTAGATGTTTTTCACCCAGGATCAGATGGTTATCAAATAAAAATTCAAGAAAGCTCAGATAGCATCATAGATGCTTTAGAAAAGATATTTTCATCTCAACAAAAAGAAGATATTACCATCACACTTCCCACAGAAATTATTCCTGCAAAAATAACATCCTCGAATGCAGAAAATTTTGGGATAACTTCTCTTATTGGTGAAGGTCGAAGTAATTTCTCTGGATCTTCTCAAGATCGTCTTTTTAATATTCGCTTTGGTTATGAAAAATATCATGGAGCACTCATAAAACCTGGGGAAGAATTTTCTTTTGTGGAAATTTTAGGAGAGGTAGATGAAAAGAACGGCTGGCGACCAGAGCTCGTTATCCGTAACAACAGAACTGAACCAGAATATGGCGGAGGTATTTGCCAGGTATCCACAACTCTTTTTCGTGCGGCTATATTTTCTGGATTAAAAATTACTATGCGACAAGCTCACTCCTACCCTGTAAAATATTATGAACCTATCGGTTTTGATGCGAGTGTTTATGTGCCTATGCCTGATATGCGATTTGTCAATAACACCCCTGGACACATTCTTATTCAGGGAGAAATAAAAGGGAAAGAATTAATTTTTCGCATATACGGAACAAATGACGGACGAAAAGTAACAGTTGAGGAACCGAGAACGCTAGAAAAAAATGAAGAAAATGGCACACTTAAAACTGTTTTTAAACAAACGGTTTCTGATGCAAATGGTAATATTATTATTGATAAAGAATTTTTTAGCGTCTATGATGATCCAAAAAATTATCCTAAACCGGAAGACGTAGATCTTACCGAGAAACCAAAGGATTGGTCAGAAAAACAATGGGAAGATTATAAAAAACAAATAAAAGAATATCTCAAGAAATCACGCTGA